The proteins below come from a single Pradoshia eiseniae genomic window:
- a CDS encoding YaiI/YqxD family protein: MRDVEIQKKSHLTIYVDADACPVKTEVQQVCEPYDVDIKFVAAYTNTTDRYPGVTWIWVEPGRDSADFYILNHVRKGDIVITEDLGLAAGCLAKHAHVITSRGKEIKDSEIDQFLETRHLHAKARRAGRYEKGPKKIKMIDKSAFMKTLKKILSKIEGF, from the coding sequence ATGAGAGATGTAGAAATACAAAAGAAGAGTCATTTAACGATTTACGTAGATGCGGACGCTTGCCCAGTGAAGACCGAGGTTCAACAAGTATGTGAGCCTTATGATGTGGACATCAAATTTGTGGCAGCTTATACAAATACAACCGATCGTTATCCCGGTGTTACTTGGATATGGGTTGAGCCAGGTCGGGATTCTGCAGACTTTTATATATTAAATCATGTAAGGAAAGGTGATATCGTTATCACCGAGGATTTAGGGCTGGCGGCTGGTTGCCTGGCTAAGCATGCTCATGTGATAACCTCGAGAGGAAAAGAGATCAAGGATAGCGAAATTGATCAATTTCTTGAAACGAGGCATTTGCATGCTAAGGCAAGAAGGGCTGGCAGGTATGAAAAGGGTCCCAAAAAGATAAAGATGATTGATAAATCCGCTTTCATGAAAACACTAAAAAAAATATTGTCGAAAATTGAAGGATTTTAG
- the dnaG gene encoding DNA primase, translating to MKNQLIPEDTVNEIRSKNDIVDVVGEYVQLKKQGRNYFGLCPFHNENSPSFSVAPDKQIFHCFGCGAGGNVFTFLMDIEGYSFAEAARSLAERVNIPLEINVNESSEGQKQKHALNDMYEAHDLLRKFYHHLLVNTKQGQEALEYLLQRGFTMESIEKFQLGYSLDSWDYVHNFLKKRDFSIERMESAGLLVRRENGENYFDRFRNRIMFPIFDRQGKTIAFSGRALVKGDEPKYLNSPETPLFNKSKVVYNYHLARPFIRKKGAAVLFEGFADCISADRALVHNGIATMGTALTEQHIQLLKRSTDTIIICYDSDAPGIEAANKTADMIRDHGMHVKIALMPNGYDPDDYIKEFGEEKFQTDIIGAAHTYISFKMIYHKRGKNFANEGDKMDYIESVLRETAKIDSEVEREFYLRQIAAEFTLSLESLLNQQSKVGKHKKVAPKQAQAASFQAMPSPRRKGMKPAHLKAEETLLALMLHDREMAYRIQKMLDGMEMNHDDHQAIITYLFAFYEEGHEADASLFLHFLPDANLRKIVTEIEMMDFHHEPSEQELLDYVNQIIKYKQLMVIKEKKAEQLEAEKRLDFIRAAELGKELIALRNSL from the coding sequence TTGAAAAATCAGTTAATCCCAGAAGATACCGTGAATGAGATTCGCAGTAAGAATGACATTGTTGATGTGGTTGGCGAATATGTCCAGCTGAAGAAGCAAGGCCGAAACTATTTTGGTCTATGCCCATTTCACAATGAAAACAGCCCATCCTTCTCCGTTGCACCGGATAAACAAATCTTTCATTGCTTCGGATGCGGAGCTGGCGGAAATGTTTTTACCTTTTTAATGGATATAGAAGGATATTCCTTCGCTGAAGCTGCAAGAAGCCTCGCAGAAAGGGTTAACATACCTTTAGAGATTAATGTGAATGAATCCTCTGAAGGACAAAAACAAAAGCATGCGCTCAATGATATGTATGAAGCTCATGACCTTTTAAGGAAATTCTACCATCATTTGCTTGTAAACACAAAGCAAGGTCAGGAAGCGCTGGAATATTTACTTCAAAGAGGTTTCACAATGGAATCTATTGAAAAGTTTCAGTTAGGTTATTCATTAGATTCTTGGGATTATGTGCATAATTTCCTAAAGAAAAGGGATTTCTCCATTGAACGGATGGAGAGTGCCGGCTTACTTGTCAGAAGAGAAAACGGCGAGAATTACTTCGACCGCTTCAGGAACCGAATCATGTTTCCGATCTTCGACAGACAAGGGAAAACGATCGCCTTCTCAGGACGTGCACTTGTCAAAGGGGATGAACCAAAATATTTAAACAGTCCTGAAACTCCCCTGTTTAATAAAAGTAAAGTCGTTTATAATTATCATCTTGCGCGCCCCTTTATTCGTAAGAAAGGGGCGGCGGTCTTGTTTGAAGGGTTTGCGGATTGTATTTCTGCTGATCGGGCATTAGTGCATAATGGAATCGCAACGATGGGTACCGCACTGACGGAACAGCATATCCAGCTATTAAAGCGGAGCACAGATACTATTATCATCTGCTATGATTCGGATGCCCCTGGAATTGAGGCGGCGAATAAAACAGCTGATATGATTCGTGACCATGGCATGCATGTCAAGATCGCCCTTATGCCAAATGGATATGATCCCGATGACTATATCAAGGAGTTTGGAGAGGAAAAGTTCCAAACCGATATAATAGGGGCAGCCCATACGTATATCTCTTTCAAGATGATTTATCATAAGAGAGGCAAAAACTTTGCAAATGAAGGCGATAAGATGGATTATATTGAAAGCGTCCTTCGAGAAACAGCAAAGATAGACAGTGAAGTGGAAAGGGAATTCTACTTAAGACAAATTGCGGCAGAATTTACGCTTTCACTGGAATCCTTGCTTAATCAGCAGAGCAAAGTGGGTAAACATAAGAAAGTGGCGCCTAAACAAGCACAGGCTGCTTCTTTTCAAGCGATGCCATCCCCAAGAAGAAAAGGGATGAAGCCTGCTCATCTAAAAGCAGAGGAGACTTTACTGGCTCTAATGCTTCATGACAGGGAAATGGCCTATCGCATCCAAAAAATGCTCGACGGAATGGAAATGAACCATGACGACCACCAGGCGATTATTACTTATTTATTTGCGTTTTATGAGGAAGGTCATGAAGCAGATGCGAGTCTTTTCCTTCACTTCCTTCCGGATGCGAATTTAAGGAAGATTGTCACCGAGATTGAAATGATGGATTTCCATCACGAGCCGAGCGAACAGGAATTACTGGATTACGTTAACCAAATTATTAAATATAAACAGTTAATGGTTATTAAAGAAAAAAAAGCGGAACAACTTGAGGCTGAAAAGCGATTGGATTTTATCCGGGCAGCTGAATTAGGGAAAGAGTTGATAGCGCTAAGAAATTCTTTATGA
- the rpoD gene encoding RNA polymerase sigma factor RpoD, with product MAEKSARSKEKAVDITDMTLDQTKEFVTELGKKRGQLTYEDIAERLSSFVLDSEQMDEFYEYLGEQGVDIVSEADADDENPDTQELEKEEEFDLNDLSVPPGVKINDPVRMYLKEIGRVDLLSAEEEILLAERIEEGDEEAKRRLAEANLRLVVSIAKRYVGRGMLFLDLIQEGNMGLIKAVEKFDYRKGFKFSTYATWWIRQAITRAIADQARTIRIPVHMVETINKLIRVQRQLLQDLGREPSPEEIAEEMDLTPEKVREILKIAQEPVSLETPIGEEDDSHLGDFIEDQDATSPSDHAAYELLKEQLEDVLDTLTDREENVLRLRFGLDDGRTRTLEEVGKVFGVTRERIRQIEAKALRKLRHPSRSKRLKDFLE from the coding sequence ATGGCTGAAAAGTCAGCACGTTCCAAAGAAAAAGCAGTAGACATCACAGATATGACATTGGACCAGACAAAAGAATTTGTTACAGAGCTTGGTAAGAAAAGAGGCCAGCTAACATATGAAGACATAGCTGAGCGACTTTCCAGTTTTGTGCTTGATTCTGAGCAAATGGATGAATTTTATGAATACCTTGGTGAGCAAGGTGTTGATATAGTGAGCGAAGCTGATGCAGATGATGAGAATCCTGATACACAGGAACTCGAAAAAGAAGAAGAATTTGACCTGAATGACTTAAGCGTTCCTCCAGGTGTCAAAATCAATGATCCGGTGCGTATGTATCTTAAAGAAATCGGGCGTGTAGACCTCCTTTCCGCTGAGGAAGAAATTCTTCTTGCCGAACGTATCGAAGAAGGTGACGAAGAAGCTAAACGCCGTCTTGCTGAAGCAAACCTCCGTCTCGTTGTCAGCATCGCAAAACGTTATGTCGGACGCGGGATGCTGTTCCTTGATTTGATACAAGAAGGAAATATGGGTCTTATCAAAGCAGTTGAGAAATTTGATTACCGCAAAGGCTTTAAGTTCAGTACGTATGCTACATGGTGGATTCGTCAGGCAATTACACGTGCAATTGCGGACCAGGCTAGAACCATTCGTATCCCTGTTCATATGGTTGAAACCATCAACAAACTTATTCGTGTTCAACGCCAATTATTGCAGGATTTAGGACGAGAACCGTCTCCTGAAGAAATTGCCGAAGAAATGGACTTAACGCCTGAGAAGGTGCGTGAAATCTTGAAGATTGCTCAAGAGCCGGTCTCACTTGAAACGCCAATTGGGGAAGAAGATGATTCACATCTTGGCGATTTCATTGAAGACCAAGATGCCACGTCTCCTTCAGATCATGCGGCCTATGAACTCTTGAAAGAACAATTGGAAGATGTCCTTGACACACTCACAGATCGTGAAGAAAATGTACTTCGCTTACGCTTCGGTCTTGATGACGGCAGAACGCGCACACTTGAAGAAGTTGGTAAGGTATTCGGTGTAACACGCGAGCGTATCAGACAAATTGAAGCTAAGGCGCTGCGCAAGTTACGTCACCCAAGCCGCAGCAAACGTTTAAAGGATTTCTTAGAATAG
- the cccA gene encoding cytochrome c550, translating into MKNNAVMPYIVIMVLGLTLVFFLSIKGIGDADKMAKEKEGNEKTEETASNDKPEDIYKNQCLSCHGGNYEGGAGPKLVGVKDKELIKDRIVNGKGIMPGGLVPEDKVDEMVEFIAGLE; encoded by the coding sequence ATGAAAAACAATGCAGTTATGCCATATATCGTCATTATGGTTCTTGGTCTAACACTCGTCTTTTTCCTGTCAATCAAAGGCATAGGGGATGCAGATAAGATGGCAAAGGAAAAAGAGGGAAATGAAAAAACGGAAGAAACAGCTAGCAATGATAAGCCAGAGGATATTTATAAAAATCAATGCTTGAGCTGTCACGGGGGTAATTACGAAGGCGGAGCCGGTCCTAAGTTAGTCGGAGTAAAGGACAAGGAACTGATCAAAGATCGTATTGTCAATGGTAAAGGCATCATGCCTGGAGGACTCGTGCCAGAGGACAAGGTTGATGAAATGGTTGAATTTATCGCTGGCCTGGAATAA
- a CDS encoding ABC transporter permease gives MMEFSRLLLNEMEKLYKKKRLAAIILILLVLIPIFIYAQDAQMKQREKRLGTNDWRIVLQQSIIDSQNRLQSSGIPEEWKNQLTIMIDQQQYYLDHDINPNSPGAPTFVREFLSEGIAMFIPLLVMIIAIDLVSGERSDGTIKILLTRPIKRWKILLSKYVTLLLSVSLIILLVLIMSYLLAGMFFHFDGLKIPVATGFAIENGALVTESIKLVPQWQYILMIAGLAWFVGVITGTISFMVSVLVRNTSIGMGIMFAALIAGAILKGFASAWAGAKYIFSVNLDLTDYLSGNLPMVEGLSLDFSIMILAIWGIAALCVAFVVFTRQDMFS, from the coding sequence ATGATGGAATTCTCGAGGCTTCTCCTAAACGAAATGGAGAAGCTATACAAGAAAAAGCGGCTTGCGGCCATCATTCTCATCCTTCTTGTCCTCATCCCTATCTTCATTTATGCACAAGATGCACAGATGAAGCAGCGCGAGAAGCGGCTTGGCACGAATGATTGGCGAATCGTTCTCCAGCAAAGCATCATAGATAGTCAGAACAGGCTCCAAAGCAGCGGAATCCCTGAGGAGTGGAAAAATCAGCTTACAATCATGATTGATCAGCAGCAATATTATCTTGACCATGATATTAATCCAAATTCACCCGGGGCTCCTACCTTTGTGCGTGAATTCTTGAGTGAGGGAATTGCAATGTTCATCCCGCTCCTTGTTATGATTATTGCCATCGATCTCGTCAGTGGGGAACGGAGTGACGGCACCATCAAAATTCTCCTCACACGCCCCATAAAGAGATGGAAGATTCTCTTGAGCAAGTATGTTACCCTCTTGCTCTCCGTTTCTCTCATTATCCTTTTGGTCTTGATCATGTCCTATTTGCTCGCGGGTATGTTCTTTCACTTTGACGGGTTAAAAATCCCAGTCGCAACCGGATTTGCCATTGAAAATGGCGCGTTAGTGACCGAATCCATCAAACTAGTTCCTCAATGGCAGTATATCCTAATGATTGCTGGACTTGCCTGGTTCGTCGGGGTAATTACTGGAACCATTAGTTTTATGGTATCTGTGCTCGTGCGTAACACTTCTATCGGGATGGGCATCATGTTTGCTGCCCTGATTGCCGGAGCCATTTTAAAAGGATTTGCGAGCGCATGGGCAGGCGCCAAGTATATTTTCAGTGTTAACCTTGATTTAACGGACTACTTATCCGGAAATTTACCAATGGTTGAAGGCTTGTCCCTCGACTTCTCCATCATGATTCTTGCCATCTGGGGAATTGCCGCCTTATGCGTCGCCTTCGTCGTCTTTACGCGTCAGGATATGTTCAGCTAA
- a CDS encoding ABC transporter ATP-binding protein, whose product MESVLKVEHLTKLVKGKKLVDDVSFSVQPGEIFGFLGPNGAGKTTTIRMLVGLIKPSSGKITLGGHNVQTSFKQAMRQVGSIVENPELYGYLTGWENLRQFSRMLGGIPEERIQETVKQVKLDMRIHEKVKTYSLGMKQRLGIAQALLGNPNLLILDEPTNGLDPSGIRELRTFVRNLVQESQISVFISSHLLSEIQLMCDRVAIINKGKMITIAEVSELIGTSSDRVEWKATPLNEAFSLLESMEEVHEAAIKEDRIFCTVDPATVSQCTRLLVENGIEVHSVNEKPLTLEELFMDLTKEEQA is encoded by the coding sequence ATGGAATCTGTTTTGAAAGTGGAGCATCTTACAAAGCTTGTGAAAGGGAAAAAGTTAGTGGATGATGTGAGCTTTTCAGTCCAACCCGGTGAAATTTTCGGCTTTCTCGGACCAAACGGAGCTGGAAAAACGACGACAATCCGCATGCTAGTCGGTCTAATCAAGCCGAGCAGCGGGAAAATCACCTTAGGCGGACATAATGTGCAAACATCCTTCAAGCAAGCGATGCGGCAAGTCGGCTCTATCGTTGAGAACCCAGAATTGTATGGGTATTTAACCGGCTGGGAGAATTTGAGACAATTTTCACGCATGCTTGGCGGAATCCCAGAAGAACGAATTCAAGAAACCGTCAAACAAGTCAAACTGGATATGCGCATCCACGAGAAAGTCAAAACCTACTCTCTCGGCATGAAGCAACGGCTCGGAATTGCACAGGCTCTCCTCGGAAACCCAAACTTATTAATACTTGATGAGCCAACGAATGGCCTTGATCCTTCTGGCATAAGAGAATTGCGAACCTTCGTCAGAAATCTTGTTCAGGAGAGTCAGATCAGCGTTTTCATCTCCAGTCATCTCTTAAGTGAAATCCAGCTTATGTGTGACCGTGTGGCTATTATCAATAAAGGAAAGATGATCACTATAGCTGAGGTCAGCGAGCTTATCGGAACTTCGAGCGATCGCGTGGAATGGAAAGCAACCCCTTTGAACGAAGCCTTCTCCCTCCTTGAAAGTATGGAAGAGGTCCATGAAGCAGCCATTAAAGAAGACCGTATTTTCTGCACAGTTGATCCGGCCACTGTCAGCCAGTGTACCCGATTGCTGGTTGAAAACGGCATAGAAGTCCATTCCGTAAACGAAAAGCCGCTTACCCTAGAGGAATTATTTATGGATTTAACGAAGGAGGAACAAGCATGA
- a CDS encoding GDSL-type esterase/lipase family protein, with amino-acid sequence MKKWWMPAFLLITGLMVSVLLLIGFLQATAAVLEPNKLNSANYQMEPETEQAAEDEKLSIVALGDSLTRGIGDDSDQGYVKRLTRTLTDEYNQDISLANLSVSGAKTGDLASLLQTPGANHAISKADIILMTIGGNDLFPGVEGLTAENLADYAPDTDAFETNSRKILDRLREQNADAPIYWISLYNPFEDLTVLGDTSQFVINWNYQLQMLASQYENLVIIPVFDLFQGQVKEFLYTDHFHPNAKGYEAIAERLTQAIVSQQQLREE; translated from the coding sequence ATGAAAAAATGGTGGATGCCTGCTTTCCTGCTCATTACAGGCCTTATGGTCTCTGTACTCCTCCTAATTGGTTTCCTGCAAGCTACAGCGGCTGTTCTCGAGCCAAATAAATTAAACAGCGCCAATTACCAAATGGAACCTGAAACAGAGCAAGCAGCAGAGGATGAGAAACTCTCTATCGTCGCTCTTGGTGATTCGCTCACGCGAGGCATAGGTGATGACTCTGACCAAGGATATGTGAAAAGACTAACCCGTACATTGACAGATGAGTACAATCAGGATATTTCTCTCGCAAATTTATCCGTAAGCGGTGCAAAGACTGGCGACCTCGCCTCTCTCCTGCAAACTCCCGGAGCCAATCATGCCATCTCAAAGGCAGATATCATTCTTATGACAATCGGTGGCAATGATTTATTTCCCGGTGTGGAAGGATTGACGGCTGAGAATCTGGCTGACTATGCCCCAGATACTGATGCCTTTGAAACGAATAGCCGAAAGATACTCGACAGACTCCGGGAGCAAAATGCCGATGCCCCTATCTATTGGATCAGCCTTTATAACCCATTTGAGGATTTGACTGTACTCGGAGACACCTCACAATTCGTCATTAATTGGAATTACCAGCTGCAAATGCTTGCTTCTCAATATGAGAATTTGGTTATTATCCCGGTCTTTGACTTATTTCAAGGGCAAGTAAAGGAATTTCTATATACCGACCATTTTCACCCTAATGCCAAAGGCTATGAAGCCATTGCTGAAAGATTGACACAAGCAATTGTAAGTCAACAGCAGTTAAGAGAGGAGTGA
- a CDS encoding tRNA (adenine(22)-N(1))-methyltransferase, producing the protein MNVDKLSKRLERVSTYIPGGAILADIGSDHAYLPCYAIKEELASQAIAGEVVEGPYQSAITQVKESGLEERIAVRKGNGLEVLSPGEASAITICGMGGSLITRILDEGKEKLSGQERLILQPNIGAQFIRTWLMDEGWQLTGEEILEEDGKIYEILVAEKGEPHQPYAGLNEEAAILMGPYLLKGQNEVFKKKWNQELTHWRRIIKQVEESGNERSLEKKEELTRLIEIVEEALER; encoded by the coding sequence ATGAATGTAGATAAATTATCGAAAAGACTTGAACGAGTATCAACGTATATTCCAGGCGGGGCCATCTTGGCAGATATCGGGTCCGACCATGCCTATTTGCCTTGTTATGCCATTAAAGAAGAGCTTGCATCTCAAGCTATTGCAGGTGAGGTAGTAGAAGGGCCGTACCAATCAGCCATCACGCAGGTTAAGGAATCGGGCTTAGAGGAGCGAATAGCTGTCCGCAAAGGAAATGGGCTAGAGGTACTGAGTCCGGGAGAAGCAAGCGCCATCACGATTTGCGGAATGGGCGGTTCCTTGATCACCCGTATTCTTGATGAGGGCAAGGAGAAGCTGTCTGGTCAGGAACGTCTTATTTTACAGCCGAACATTGGTGCGCAGTTCATTCGAACATGGCTTATGGATGAGGGCTGGCAATTGACGGGAGAGGAAATCCTCGAGGAAGATGGAAAGATTTATGAGATTTTGGTTGCCGAAAAAGGTGAGCCTCATCAGCCTTATGCCGGGTTAAACGAAGAGGCTGCCATACTGATGGGACCTTATTTGCTAAAAGGGCAAAATGAAGTATTCAAGAAAAAATGGAACCAGGAATTGACTCATTGGCGAAGAATTATCAAACAGGTAGAAGAGAGCGGAAATGAACGTTCTTTAGAGAAGAAAGAGGAGCTTACCCGCTTAATTGAAATTGTGGAGGAGGCGCTTGAGAGATGA
- a CDS encoding Nif3-like dinuclear metal center hexameric protein, producing MKIPNGYEVIQLFESFSPKYLAEDGDPIGLQVGTLSKKISKVLIALDVTEDVVDEAIAGGADMILAHHPFIFRPLKKIDFSHPHGRVIEKLIKHDITLYAAHTNLDVAEGGVNDMLAEALGLQDFTVLAPTYREGLKKLAVYVPAEAEEKVREALAQAGAGHLGHYSHCSFSAEGIGRFKPDEHANPHIGVEGKLEAVQEVKVEVVVPEPLVNKVIRAMLNAHPYEEVAYDLYTLDNQGDKELGLGRVGMLPETMTLREFAEKVKMAFDVKTVRVTGDLTAQIKKVAVLGGTGDKFVRTAQFKGADVFVTGDIYYHTAVDFKQEGMNIIDPGHNVEKIMKKGVASKMDALCKTAGFEMEWSASIIDTDPFQVI from the coding sequence ATGAAGATTCCAAACGGCTATGAGGTCATTCAATTATTCGAGAGTTTCTCGCCAAAATATCTGGCAGAGGATGGAGACCCTATCGGCCTTCAGGTCGGAACGCTTTCCAAGAAGATCAGCAAGGTGCTAATTGCGCTTGATGTGACAGAAGACGTTGTGGATGAGGCAATTGCCGGCGGAGCTGACATGATTTTAGCCCATCATCCATTTATTTTCCGGCCGTTAAAGAAGATTGATTTCAGCCATCCCCATGGAAGAGTCATTGAGAAGCTAATCAAGCATGATATTACCCTGTATGCGGCTCATACGAACTTAGATGTGGCTGAAGGCGGAGTCAATGATATGCTGGCGGAGGCTCTTGGGCTTCAAGATTTCACGGTTCTTGCTCCAACTTATCGGGAAGGCTTAAAGAAATTGGCTGTCTATGTGCCGGCCGAAGCCGAGGAAAAGGTGCGAGAGGCACTAGCTCAAGCAGGTGCCGGCCATTTAGGGCATTACAGCCATTGCAGCTTTTCTGCTGAAGGGATTGGACGGTTTAAGCCTGATGAGCATGCTAACCCGCATATCGGTGTTGAAGGGAAGCTTGAGGCGGTGCAGGAGGTGAAGGTTGAGGTCGTGGTGCCTGAGCCCCTGGTCAATAAAGTGATACGGGCCATGCTGAATGCGCATCCGTATGAAGAGGTGGCCTATGATTTGTATACGCTCGACAACCAAGGTGATAAGGAGCTTGGCTTAGGACGAGTCGGCATGCTGCCAGAGACGATGACCTTGCGAGAGTTTGCCGAGAAGGTGAAGATGGCGTTTGATGTGAAGACCGTGCGTGTAACGGGCGATTTAACTGCCCAGATTAAAAAAGTGGCCGTACTGGGAGGGACCGGGGATAAATTTGTCCGCACAGCCCAATTTAAGGGAGCGGACGTATTCGTAACGGGCGATATTTATTACCATACAGCGGTCGACTTCAAGCAAGAGGGTATGAATATCATAGACCCTGGCCATAATGTAGAGAAAATCATGAAAAAAGGCGTTGCCTCCAAGATGGATGCTCTTTGCAAAACAGCCGGATTTGAGATGGAGTGGAGCGCATCAATTATTGATACGGACCCATTCCAGGTTATATAA
- a CDS encoding 4-hydroxy-3-methylbut-2-enyl diphosphate reductase: MKVTKISPRGYCYGVVDAMVIARNAALDKTLPRPIYILGMIVHNQHVTEAFEQEGIITLDGKDRKEIIEKVNSGTVIFTAHGISPEVREIAKQKGLVTIDATCPDVTATHNLIEAKEKEGYDIIYIGKKGHPEPEGAVGVAPKIVHLVESKEDIDNLNIANDKIIVTNQTTMSQWDVADLIDEVKQKYPGAEIHKEICMATQVRQEAVAEQAKDLDVVIVVGDPKSNNSNRLAQVSEEIAGTTAYRIADVSELNIDWIKDAEKVGVTAGASTPTPITKEVITFLEQFDANDPSTWIHEKQVPLSKILPKVKVK; this comes from the coding sequence ATGAAAGTAACTAAAATTTCCCCGCGCGGATATTGCTACGGTGTTGTTGATGCGATGGTCATCGCTCGAAATGCCGCTTTAGATAAAACATTACCTAGGCCGATTTATATATTAGGCATGATTGTTCACAATCAGCATGTGACAGAAGCGTTTGAACAAGAAGGAATCATTACGCTCGATGGGAAAGACCGCAAAGAAATTATTGAAAAGGTCAATTCTGGTACAGTCATTTTTACGGCCCATGGCATTTCTCCTGAGGTACGTGAGATCGCCAAACAAAAAGGACTTGTAACTATTGATGCTACCTGTCCGGATGTAACGGCGACACACAATCTGATTGAGGCCAAGGAAAAAGAAGGCTATGACATTATTTATATTGGCAAAAAGGGACATCCAGAGCCTGAAGGCGCTGTTGGTGTCGCTCCAAAGATTGTCCATTTGGTAGAAAGCAAAGAGGACATTGACAACCTCAACATTGCTAACGACAAGATTATTGTCACAAACCAAACGACAATGAGCCAATGGGATGTTGCCGATCTAATCGACGAAGTGAAGCAGAAATACCCTGGAGCCGAAATTCATAAAGAAATCTGCATGGCAACCCAGGTTCGCCAGGAAGCTGTTGCCGAACAAGCGAAGGATTTGGATGTCGTCATTGTCGTTGGAGATCCAAAGAGCAATAACTCCAACCGCCTCGCCCAGGTTTCTGAAGAAATAGCAGGCACAACCGCCTATCGGATCGCTGATGTCAGCGAATTGAACATCGATTGGATCAAGGATGCCGAGAAGGTCGGCGTGACAGCAGGAGCTTCCACCCCGACTCCTATTACGAAAGAAGTTATCACTTTCCTTGAGCAATTTGATGCAAATGACCCTTCTACCTGGATACATGAGAAGCAAGTTCCTTTGTCTAAGATTTTGCCTAAGGTGAAAGTGAAATAA
- a CDS encoding YqfQ family protein, with translation MPPMRPPMFLPPRGGGMIRPGMMAPRGMMGAANNAGAAGARGLFARGAQGAAAGAPRSGGILSSLFGRGGGAAGNAVTAARSVTGAAGSAAQGGASLTNIMNGTQKVLAAGERIVPMVRQVQQYGPLIKNLPSMWKMYRGLKAADTAADSAETETPAVDDISTVHEETASAATLSTEEETIKAAPKSSASKPSVPKLFI, from the coding sequence ATGCCACCAATGAGACCACCAATGTTCCTTCCTCCACGCGGGGGAGGCATGATCCGGCCTGGCATGATGGCCCCCAGGGGAATGATGGGTGCTGCAAACAACGCCGGCGCTGCTGGAGCAAGAGGATTATTTGCCCGCGGGGCACAAGGAGCTGCCGCAGGAGCACCGCGCAGCGGCGGAATCCTCTCCTCTCTATTCGGACGCGGCGGAGGTGCTGCAGGCAATGCAGTAACAGCCGCTCGTTCCGTCACAGGCGCTGCCGGATCTGCAGCCCAAGGAGGAGCTTCCTTGACGAATATCATGAACGGCACACAAAAGGTCCTCGCCGCAGGAGAAAGAATCGTTCCTATGGTCCGTCAAGTACAGCAATACGGACCACTGATCAAGAATCTTCCTTCCATGTGGAAAATGTACAGAGGGCTGAAAGCAGCTGACACAGCTGCTGATTCTGCCGAAACGGAAACGCCAGCAGTTGACGACATAAGCACAGTGCATGAGGAAACTGCTTCTGCAGCAACATTGTCAACAGAAGAAGAAACGATAAAAGCTGCACCGAAAAGCTCAGCTTCAAAACCATCCGTACCAAAATTGTTCATTTAA